The DNA region CTTATCCTCCCAGCTTTAGTAGCTGATGTTAAACTTAAGAAATACCCAAAAATAACTGTCTCTTGGGGACTCTTACTCTCAACATATCCCCTCTATCTGTTTCTAACTAATATGGTGAGGCCCCAAGCCTACGCATTAACACTTCTCTATACGGTGCTCTTTTCTGTGCCTGTAGTGGTTTACTACAAGTTCAAGCCTTTTGATAGGGTGTTCTTTTTAGCCACGCTGGCTCACATGTATGATCTCGCTTCAACGGTCGTTGCTATCTACTACTACAACCACTACGAAGTTCACTGGATTGAGGGAATACTCAGCGAGCACTTTGGGCCTTTCATACTCTACCCATGGAAGCTTCTGATTTTGGGGATAGTTTACTATGGAGTTAAATACCTCATCCCCAATGAAAATGAGAGAAAGTACTGGTATTTTGCGACATTTGTACTGGGCTTTGCTCCCGGAGTTAGGGATCCAACACAACTGACGCTTGGAGCTTGATTTTTAAATTATTTTCTAATTTTCACTTTGTTTTTTGACCTCAGTACATTTATATTACAAGGTTATGTGATACGGTAAACTTTTTGTCCTTGAAGAACATAAATAGAAGTTGATAGACATGGTTGGAGTGGTGATTACTGGAAGGGGTGGTGCTGGGAAAACTACCCTCACCGCTAATTTAGGTGTGTATTTTGCCAGACAAAAGTATAAAACGATAGTTATTGATGGTGACCTCTATCTTCCCAAGCTTGGACTTCACTTTGGGCTGGACAATCCAAGATACAACATTCACTCCATCCTAATGGACGATAGCTTAGATCCTCAAGTAGCGGTTTATGAAGATAGAGAAAGCAATTTGTTTATCCTTCCAGGGAGCACGAAATTTTACGATGTGCTGAGAGTTCCCCATGAGAAGTTGAAGAACTCAATAGGAAACGTCATGAAAAAGTTTGCACTTTCTATTGTCGACTCTCCAACAGGAATTCCTTTTGATACTATGCCTTTGTTTTCTCTCTCGCAGTATCAGATAGTGGTAGTTGAAATTGAGCGCTCTCCAATATATTCTTTTGAGACGTTGGTTAAAAACGAAATTTTAAAGCTCAAAGCATTAGGAGATATATATGGTCTTAGGGTGGGTGTTATTCTGAACAAAGTTAGAGAATCCGCTGATAACATGGAGAGAATTCTAAAGTTCTTGGATGAAACTGTAAAGGTGGATGTTTTAGGAGTTGTGCCTTTTGATGGAAATGTTCCCGATGCAATAAATGTCGGGAGGCCGATATTGGCATATAACCTTAATTCTCCAGCTTCGAGGGCATTTGCAAAATGTGGAGAAGTCCTGGAAGAATGGATCTTCGGGAGAAATGTGGGGACTAAAATAATTGATGAGGTAATAGGGGAGCTAGAAGAGGAGGAGAAGAGATGGCGTTAGTATTGGTAACCGGGCCTGGAGGAACAGGTAAGAGTGTTCTTACTCTAAATTTGGCTGCATATTTGGCTAAAAGGTATTACAATGTCCTAATGGTCGATGGGGATTTGTTCCTTCCAGATTTAGCCGACTATATGAATTTGGGGAACGTCAAGTACACCCTTCACAAGCTATTAACAGATTCTTCTCTCGAAGCGAAAGCTGCGGTTTATAAAAATAAAAAACAAAAGTCAGCATTTTGCCGGGGGATAAAGAATTAGGCTCGTTGGTAGGCATATATCTGCCCCTGCTTACTCATATCTTGGAAGATTTATCAAGGCAATATGCTGTAACATTCATTGATACTCCTAGTGGCATTCCCCTAGAAGAGCTGGAACTCTATACTATTGCAACTCATCAGATAATTGTCTTAGAGCTTGAGAGGGTTCCAAAAAACGAGATTGGGGTTTATATCTACAATGAGCTTGAGAAATATCTCAACTTAGACATGGATGGGAGAATGGAGCATGGAGTAATACTAAACAAGGTGGACAAGCTGAGTCAAAAATACATAATTGACTATATTGAAGAAAACCTTGAAATCCCCGTTTTGGGGGTTATACCGTTAGATGGTGCTGTTGTTGAATCCATATCCTTAAAGAGCCCTTTTTTGTTTGAATTCCCTCATAGTGATGCTTCAATAGCGCTGAAAGATTGTGGAAAAGTGCTGGAGAAGTGGCTCTTCGAATAGCTACCTCCTAATGGTTCTTCCCTCCTCCAGCTCTCTCTTGAGTATTTTTGCCTCCTCTTCAGCCCTTTTAGCCCTGAATACCTTGGCTATTCTCTCCACAGCGTCGAGCTTTCTGATAGTTCCATCGAGCCAGGTGAACACATCTCCCGGGTAAACGATGAGGGAGTAGTGTTCTCTGAAGTAGCGCGCTATTTGAGAGGGGTGCTTTCCTTGGCGTCTGAGCTCTATTATCTCATTGCTGAAGCGCTCCATCGCGTGTTCGGTGCACTCCTCCTCTTCGCACATGAAAAAGTCTTGGTAAATCATGAAGAGCTTCTCTTGAACGTTTGGACTGACTTCAGGCAAAACCTTATCGAGCTCGCTTAAAATTGACGTAAAGCTCGGTGAAAAGATGTTGCTCGAAACTCTGCCCCTAACGGCCCCATTGAGCTCGCTCTGCATAACTCCACTCAAATAGACATTCTCAAAGGGCAAAAGCTTTACTGCAATCTCTCTTGGGTGCATTTTTTTGAGATTCTCCCGTATGAATGCAGCTTCTTTTGGAAGGAGGAAGCTCATGCTTACAGCTCTTCCATAGGGGGTAACGCTCACCAAACTGCCTCTAATCTCGACGAATTCATACTCCATAAGCTTTTCCAAAACGGACTTAGCGCTTTGGTTTGCCCCTAGGCAGCTGGCCTGCACCTCCTCTATTATCTCCATGTGCGAAAACAGGCAGGAGTGGGCTAAAACTTGATCCTGCTCAAGCTCATCACTCCACTCTACGTCTACAGGTTCTATAGGTGCACTTAAGAGTTTAAATGCTACTTCATCTTCGCTCCCTTCCATTTGGGCAGAATACTTCTTTCCGGGCTCAATAATTAGATAAACCTTTCCTTTTTCGTGGTATAGCGGTCTTCCAGCCCTGCCAAGCATTTGGTGGAACTCTCTAACGGTCAGCCACTTATTGCCCATAGCTAAGCTCTCAAAAAGCACTTGGGATGCTGGAAAGTCAACACCCGCTCCTAATGCTGCAGTAGTAACCACAACGTCGAGCTTTTGCTTTTGGAACTCAAGCTCTGTTATCTTTCTTTGAGTGTAAGGAAGACCGCTGTGGTAGGGTTTTGCTTTTAAACCCTTGCTCGTTAAATAGCTTGCTAACTCATGGCACCTCTTCCTTGAGAATGTAAACACTATCGTCTGCCCTTTAAATCCTTGTGGAGACTTTCTCATTGCTTCTGCCTTTGTCAATTGAGCTATATATCCCCACTTCTCACTTTCACTCCTTGCTAGAATTATGTGTCTCTCTAAAGCTACAGGCCTTTCGTCGTATAGCACCAGCTTTAAACCCAACTCTTTGGCAAGCTCTTCGGGATTTCCAATAGTGGCGCTTAATCCCAAAAATTGGGCCTTTGGATAGAGCTTCCTTAGGCGTGCAATTAGTCCATCCAAGCGTGGCCCTCTATCTTCATCATCTACCATGTGAATCTCATCTATCACAATAGTTCCAACATTCCCAATCCTACGCCCCGCCCTCAAAAGGTAGTCTATTCCCTCATATGTTCCCACTATAATATCTGCATCAATCCCGGTATCCACCACTACCAGCTCATCCTTCGTCTTTATCCTGCTCATTCCAACCCTTATGGCAACTTTTAAGCCAAGCCTGCCATAGCGACGCTTGAAGTCTTCATATTTTTGATTTGCGAGAGCCACCAGCGGAACTAAAAAGAGCATTTTTTGTCCTTTCATGGCTTTTGGAACTCCTGCAAGTTCACCTATCAGGGTTTTACCGCTGGCTGTGGCGGACACTATGAGAAGGCTTTCTCCATCCAATAGGCCCTTTTGAATAGCCAAGCTCTGAACAGGGAGAAGTTCTTTAACTCCTTCACTTTTCAAGACTTGTTTAAACTCTCCAGGAATTTTCACTTCCTCCAGAGCAAGCTTTTTAATTTTAATCCTCTTTGGCTCCAGTTCGTCCCATTTTGTAATTTCTGGATGGCGTATGGGGTCAAACCTAGGGTCAAAAGTCATTAGAACCTTATCTAAATCTTTAAAACGTTTTAACAAATTCTTTGCTTGGTCAAACATAGCTATGCTCCTAAACCTAAAGCGGAGCTCATTCTTAAGCTCTTCTTCCGCACAGCGCTCGCATATGTATTCGTTGTGATATTTTATTCTATTTCCTTCTGTCAGCACGGTTATTCTATCGCTCATAAGACAAAAGCGGCAGAGATCAGCTTTCTCAACACGCTTATTTTGAAGCCTCCTTTTGAAGTAGTCCTCATACTCTTCTCCCTCGATGAGAACTATTCTGGCCTGTCTCAAAAGCCGCTCAATCTCTTTTGGGTTTTTGTACTCGCTCCCCTCGAGAACTTTAAACAGCCTTCCCTCTCGCATTATTAAACGGTAACTCCTATCCACTTTAAGTCCCTGCATTTGAGAGAGCTTTTCAGGCTCGTGCTCAATAAAGTAGGCCTCAAGCTCGTTCTTTTTTCTTCCCTTGCGAATGATGAACAGCATTTCTATCCCCGAGATATTCTTTTTAAAGCGGTTTATAAAAATTAGCTCGATTTTAAAACCCATTCTTGCTCATGCTCAAATGAGACTAAAACAGTAGGTTAATGCCTAGTCGCTTGCTTCTATTACCTTTGCATTTCTAATTCTTTTTGAGCCAATTCTGAGGGATCTAAAGAAGCGTATGTGCTCATCAGGCAAAAAAGAATCTAGGTTGATCTCTTTAAGCCTCTTCTTTTTTGGTCTATTCATTGGCTCTTTATTTTTTACGGGAGCATTATTTAAGAATTCATCGAGCGTTTTATCCATGATTCCACCCAAAAAATCTGGGCCTCAATGCTATATAGGTTTTTTGATTCAGATTAAAAATAGAAGAGCTAAGCTTTTGGCGTGTGAGGCTATTAACACCACCATCCTAATCGTTTCTCCGTTGGAAATCATTATAAACCTCCTAACATGAAAAGCAACTGTTGACAAATGCTTATTAAATTAAGCCGCAATCATTTTGCAGAAACCCTTTTAATGAATGACTATGCTTTACTTATTGAGATGATAACCTTTTGAGGGATGCCGAATGTGCGGAATAATTGCATACATCGGAGAAAGAAAAGCTAGTGAGGTTCTAATTAATGGGTTAAAGAGGCTTGAATATAGAGGATATGATTCTGCAGGGATAGCAATAAACGACAAAGAAGAAATTGAGGTTAAAAAAGGTGCAGGAAGGTTAGATGAACTTAATGAGAAGCTAAAATTTTCCGAAATTGGAGGAAGAACTGGAATTGCCCAAACACGTTGGGCGACCCACGGAGAACCCAATGATGTTAATGCTCATCCCCATATGGACTGTATAGGAGAAATAGCTTTAGTCCACAACGGCATTATAGAGAACTACCTCGAGCTTAAGGAGGAGCTTTTGAAGAAGGGGCATGTATTTAAAAGCGAGACTGATACCGAGGTTATCGCGCATTTAATTGAGGAGGAGCTTAAAAGCAGCCAAGACTTTGAGGAAGCGCTTAGAAAAGCGTTGTTGAAGCTTAAAGGTTCATTTGCTCTGGCTATTGTTTATAAGAATGATACAGATCACATCTACTTAGTTAGAAATGAAAGTCCCCTAGTTTTAGGAGTAGGGAATGGAGAGATGTTTGCTGCTTCTGATGTTCCTGCATTTTTGGCTTATACAAATAAGGTGATTTTTCTCGATGATGGAGAATATGCTATTATAAGCAAGGACTCTTTCTTAGTAAAGGATATTAAAACTGGGAAGCTCAAGAGAAAAGAAATTCAAGAAATCACTTGGACCCTTGAAATGGCTGAGAAGCAGGGCTTTCCTCACTTTATGCTCAAGGAGATTTATGAGCAGCCGAACGCAGTGAGAGAAGCTATTTATGGCAATGCTGAAACTATAGCAAGAATTGCTGAAGAAATAGCAAACTACGAGAAAATATTCATAGTTGCAATGGGTACTTCCTATCATGCTGCCCTCTACGCTAAATATCTATTCCAGCGCTTGGCAAAAAGAGTTCCTATAGTTGAGGAAGCTAGTGAGTTTAGGTATGAGGCTGAAGAGCTAATAGATGACAAAACCCTTGTTATAGCCATAACCCAAAGCGGTGAAACAGCTGATACCCTCGCGGCGATAAAGCTCGCTAAGAAAAAGGGAGCGAAAGTTTTGAGTATAGTCAATGTTGTGGGAAGCATGGCAACACGTTTGAGTGATCTTGTTGTTTACACATTTGCAGGGCCTGAGATAGGCGTTGCAGCGACTAAAACATACACTACACAGCTGACAGTTTTGGCTATGCTAATCACAGCCTTGGCGAGACATTTAAGAACAGCTGATGAAAGGTATTTAACCCAATTAGAGGAGCAGCTCACCCAGTTGCCATCATTCATTGAGGAAGTTTTAGAGTATGACGGGGAGCTCAAAAAACTAGCTGAAGAGTTAAAAGATAGAAAAGACTTCTTCTATATTGGAAGGGGTGTAAGTGTTCCAACAGCATTAGAGGGGGCGCTAAAGCTTAAAGAAATAAGCTATATCCATGCCGAAGGACTGTCAGCAGGAGAGCTAAAGCACGGTCCATTGGCACTAATCGAAGAAGGCGTTCCCGTGGTGGCGGTGGCACCTAACGGCAAGCTTTTAGAGAAGATGATTTCAAACATAAAAGAGGTAAACGCAAGGAAAGGTTTCATAATTAGCCTTGGAGACAGTGATGAGCTCTCAAAGGTAAGCGATGTATTTTTGAAAATGCCAAAGATCGATGAACTCTTAAGCCCAGTTGTTTATGTAGTTCCCCTCCAAATATTGGCCTACCATTTGGCAGTTTTAAGAGGAAACGACCCTGACAAGCCGAGGAATTTGGCAAAATCCGTTACGGTTGAATGAGGTGGTAAAAATGGTGAAAACAAAAGAAAAAGAGATGAGAGAAAAAGAGAAATCTCGAGAACCTTCTTCCTCTTTTAACTTTGAAAAAGCTCTGAGGATAGTAGTTCCTATTGTCGTTTTGATAGTTGCCTATATAGGGTATACCATAAGAATGCAACCTTCAGCGACGAAGTACTTCATAGACCCCGACACGTTCTATCACTATGAGATATACAAGCTCACGATAAAGGAATGGATTCCCAAGTATTATCCGCTTGCAGAAGCTCCTTTTGGTGCTAAAATAGGCGAGCCTTTGGGATTGTACATTGTTCCTGCAGTAATTTACAAAGTGCTCTCGGTTTTTGGAGTTAGTGTGTTCCAAGCATTTAAGATGTTTCCAGCATTAGTTGGGTTCTTCAGCATAATAGGGGTGTACTTACTCGGAAGAAAGCTTCATAACGAGTGGACAGGGCTTTGGAGCGCATTAGTCATGATGTTCTTAACTGCGCACTTTGTAAGGACTTTTTCGGGAAACAACAGAGGAGACGGTCTTTTCATGATGTTCTTCCTCTTTGCAGCAGCTTCAATGTTTTATTATCTGGAAGAACAAAAAAAGATTCTAAAATATGCCTATGGCGCGTTATTTATTCTCTTTGGAGTTCTAAGCTTAGCGGCTTGGAACGGTTCGCCCTTTGGCATAATGGTGTTCCTTGGGTTTGGTGCGCTAAATGCCATAGCACTCTTCATCTTTGGAGAGATTGATAGATTTAAAGCCTTTGTTAGAGACTTCTACCCGGCTTATGTTTTATTCTTGATAGTTGGCTATGCTTTAACTCCAAGCGGCATTGTCAGAGTTGCAGGACACATAAAGTTCGCCTTTGAAGCATTCTTGGGATTAACGGCTTTAACCATGGTAATGCTCTATGGTGAAAGGCTAAAGCTCAACTATGAAGATAAGCTCCACCGCTTTGGAATTGTTGTTGTCATTATAGCAATTGGGCTTGTTGGGGCTCGCTTATATGTGGGTCCAAAGCTCTGGTCGCTCATGAGCGGTGCCTATCAATCGACACAGGTTTATGAGACCGTTCAAGAGCTTGCAAAGACTACAATGAACGACATAAAGGTATACTACAGTGTAAAAGGAAGTGATGGTATAGTATTTTTCCTCTCGCTAGGAGGAGCTGCTTTGGCCATATTTAAGTTCCTACTTGAGCTCTTTAGGAATAATAAAGTAAATTCAAAGTTGTTGTTCCTTCTAACGCTCTATGGCATGTCTGTATACTTAATAGGGACAGCCGTGAGGTTTTTATTCCTGGCCTCTGCGGCGATAATCCTAGTGTTTGCTTATTTAATTGGGGAAATATTTAACTACATAACTACTATGAAAGAGAAGCCATCAACCAAAGCTATGTTCACCATTGTGCTCCTTATACTATTGGTGCCCCTCCCAATTACTGGGGCTGTCAACATGAACAATCAAGCTAAGGCAATGGGACTTCAAGATGCTGTGACTCCAAGCTGGGAAAAAACACTCAACTGGCTCAAGGAAAACTCAAACGAGCTTGATACTGCAACATCATGGTGGGACTATGGCTATTGGATTGAGAGTTCCCTCTTGAGTAATAGAAGGGCAAGTGCAGACGGGGGACATGCTAGGGATAGAGATCACATACTAGCCCAATTTTTAGCCAACAGTGGAAATAAGAGTGAGGTGGATTTTGAGAGCTGGCAGCTTAACTATTTCATTGTCTGGAATCAGGACATCTACAAGTTCAATGCCATAAGCTACCTCGGAGGAGCGATAAGCAGAAACGAGAGAGATAACATTTCGATGTTCATCCCCTTCCAAAAAGTGGCAGACAACCTCTACATGCTGGATGCCTATAGAAAGCTTGAAATAACGAGTGAAGGTGGTCAAAAGAAAGTGATAATAACCATTGGGAATCAGCAGGGAGAGCCAATACAGTCCATCTTTGTGGGTACAGGAGAAGTTGTAAGAGGAGCAGGAAGCTTTCCCTATGTGGCTTATATATTCCCCAACTATGCTGTTGTAGCATATTACAAAATAGCAGGAAGCAACTTCGTTGATTTAGCTTTCTTCGGAGCATCCCAGCTTCCGAACTTTAAGCTGGCTTACAACACAGGAGATGTGAATACATATAAATTCATACCCTTTGTGCTCTATAGGCTTGATGTATATGAAAACGGTACTTGGAAGAGCGTTGGTAAGCTTACACCGGGCGAGTATAAGGCTAAGCTCTACATCTCAGCCTTTGGAAGGGACATTAAAGATGCCACGATTAAACTTCTTGCATACGACAATGATACGTTGATCAGCGAACAGATAATTGCACAAAACGTTAATATTGACCACCTAAAAGAGGAACCAGTTGAAGTTAGCTTAAACGTTCCTAATGCAACTAAGTACAAGCTCGTTCTAATCCAAAAGGGACCTGTGGGAGCGCTCACAGATGCACCTAAAGTTAACGGCAAAATTGCAAACCCCATACGTGTATTAAGCGAGGGACAAAGCGGCGAGCTAGAGATCAAGGCAGCATTTAGAAAGGACTACAATGATATGAGCCTTTACCTAAGGGCAACAGTGATTTATCTCGTTAGGACGCAGGGAACAAGCAATGATGACGTCAATGCAATATTCGAGCCTCACATGGACATCATATATTATGAGAAGATTGCAGACGGCTTAAAGACAACAAACGAGGAGATTACATTTAAGGGCGATGCAGAGTTCCCAGAGGTAATCACACCTTACATCAACTCCCTGAAGGAGAAGTACGGTGCGGACAAGGTTACCGTGAGGGGCATAAGGGTTGAACCAGTGTTTATAGCGGACAAGGAGTATACAATATACATGCAAGGCTAGCCTCTGTCTCTTACTATTTTTATATCGTCCAAGCTTTTTAGCCCCACTCTTTTTACGCTCTCTTCGATTTTTATCTCAACATCTTTTGTGGGTTTTAGTATTATGCACTCAACTTGAGAAAAGCCGAGTTTTTTTAGGGCAAACGCCCTATGGTGACCATCCAACACATAGTAGCGTCCTTTGTAGTCGAGCACGATTATGGGGGCATCATAGCCGTGCTTAATCTCTTGAAGGACAACCAGCAACTTTGCCTCATTCAGCTCCCACTGCGTTGGGATTAGGATATTAAGGGGAAGATATTCCATTGTAAGTTCAAACTCAACACCATAGACTAACTCGTTTTCTTTTTTGATATGCTTTGCCTTTTCAAAAGTCTTTTCACGGGTTATTAATATTATATCATCCATCTTTCATCAAAAATAAATTGTTTTCCCTCATATTAAACAGTTTTGTCTTTCACGCCTCTAACTGCTATAAAGGCCCCAATTTCTTTTAGTCTCTCGCTAAACCTTTCATCCATTTTCTCCGCAAGACTCAAGAAGGGGAAGAAAGAGGGGAAGTATATTATGCCTCTGCTCTCAACTTCTTTAAAGCCAGTTGATAATAAAATGTCCTCGAGCTCTTTTGGAGTGTAGAACCGAGCATATCTATAAGCGGTTTCAACAAAGAGGCTTTTCAAGCGCTTAAAGAAAAACCACGAGCTCCTCCCGTTCATAGTCCCAATGACAACTTCTCCATTGGGTTTAAGAACTCTATAAATTTCTTTCACAGCTTTTTCTGGCTCTTTTAAAAACTCAAACATGGTAACGCTTAAAACTAAGTCAAAGCTCTCATCTTTAAAAGGTAAGTTGTACGCATTTGCCTTAATGAAAGGCACGTTTGGAAGCTTAGTTTTTGCTATCTTCAGCATCTCAAAGCTTAAATCTGTCCCAACAACATTAAATCCTCTTTTGTACAGCTCCAAAGTGTAGTTCCCTGTACCACAACCTAAATCCAATGCACGCCCTTTCTTGGTATGCATCATAGAAAAGATTAACCTTTTTTCAGTTCTATCGACATATTGTCCTGTTTTGGTTAGATACCAAGAATCATAGCGATTAGCTATTTTATTGAAGTACTCCGCCATCTTAACCCCCAACACCTGCAGTCAAAATAGAACAAAAAGGAGGTGAAGAGTTTAAACTGGAGTTACGTGGCCCCACTTCTCTAAAGCTCTTGCCAGCTCCTTATGAGTCTTGGCGTATTCGTCGAGCGGTGTTCCCTCTATGATGGCATCTAGAGCTTGCCTAACTGCCATAGCTCCCGCCTTTGGTCCATCGGGGTGTCCGAGGGTTCCTCCTCCTATCTGCAGGACGATATCAGTTCCAAGGGCATCTATGACGGGTTTGAGGTTTCCGGGGTGGAGTCCGCCGGAGCTGGTCGGCATGGCCGGCTTTATGTGGTAGAACTTCTGCTCAAGGTGATAAACATCGTTTTCATCCGGGACATAGTGCTCCTCCGTGAATATCCTCGCGTACTGGATGACGTCCCACTTTCCGCCCTCAAGCTTTCCTGCTCCTGCAGTTCCAACGTGAAGCTGGTCAATACCTATAACACGGCATAACTTAGCAAGGACGAACATTGAAATGCCGTGGTAGGGGCTTCTTGTAAACGCGGCATGCATAGCTCTGTGACCGTGGATGGCTATGCCATAGTCAGCGGCAAGGTCGCGGATGTATTCGAGAGCACCCCATCCTGTAACGACAACATCGACCATTGCATGAGGATTGCCGTAGTCCGCTAAAAGCTCAAGCCTACGCTCCATCTCTCTAACATCGGCGGTTATGTTTGCGAACCATGACTTCTTCTCACCTGTCTCGTTTTCTACCTTTTCAATGACCTTCATGAGCACATCAGCTCTGTCCTCAAAGCGGTTGTACCATGGACTTGTGAGGTTTTCATCGTCCTTTACATAGTCCATTCCACCACTGAGGAGGTCATAAGCGAGCTTTTCAAGCTCTTCAGGGGAGTAACCAACTTTTGGCTTCGGGACGGTTCCAACTATGGGCCTATCCTTAACGCCAAAAATCTCTTTTACCCCTTTCTTTCCAAAGGCAGGGCCGCTGAAATCTCTAAGAAACCTCTCAGGAAGGTATAAGTCCTCAAGGCGGAGCCCTTTGACACGCTTCATTCCAAAGATGTTACCCGCAACGGATGCAAGAAAGCCCGGAAGGTTACCCTCTTCGAAGAGGTGCATTGGATAGGCTATTCTAACAATCCATGAGCCATCTCCCATGTCGTGGAAGTAATATGCCTTGGCGGACATGTCGTCCCATCTTTCCTTTTCATACCATTGATAAAGGCTCGTCCACGTCCCCGTGGAACTTTCAGCGGCTACAGCCCCAGCAGCATCTTCAATGCTGAAGCCCTCTGCGGGGGTAATCCTAAACACTGCGATAACGTCCCTCTTTCTGTTTGGTTCATACTCTTTGTCCACATATATGTCGTATATCTCAAACTTTTCAGGCATTTTTACAACCTCCTGCTGTTTTAGAGAAATATTCTTCTGGTCAATATTCTCCAAGTAATATATCAATTGCACTGATGTATATAAAAAGGCTACGGTACAGATATGTCCATAATAAAAAGAAGAGAGGGGGTCACTCCATAGCTTGCATGAGCTCTTCGACGTTTTCAGGTGGCTTTGTGAGTAAGCTGACTATAATGGTGGCCAATAGAGAGAATAGGAACGCTGGAACTAGCTCGTAGATTCCAGTGGTTGCTTTTAAGTAGAGCTTCCATATTATAGTTGTCAGAGCACCCACAATCAATCCAGCAGCAACTCCCCATTTAGTGGTCCTCTTCCAATATAGGGATAATATTAGTGTTGGACCTATAGATGCTCCAAGGCCTCCCCATGCGAAGAGCACTAGCCAGAAAATAATGTCTTTGGCGAAGTAAGCTAATAGCATCGCTATAATTCCAGTAATAATGACAATGGTCCTGCTGAGGAAGAGTACTTTCTTTTCGTCAATTTGTTCTCCTTTCTTCATAACCTCTTGGTAGAAATCTCTAACGATTGTCGAGGCAACTACAAGCAATTGAGAATCTGCTGTGGAGAGTATGGCTGCAAAGACACCACCAATTAGGATTCCATAGAGCAGAGGTCCAAAGAAGTCTGAAGATAACACGAGATAAATCATCTCTGAACTCTCGTTTGGTAGCATCGCTACATCAGGATACAGTGCTCTTCCGATTAATCCAACAAAGATAGCTCCCCATGCCAAAACTACATTCCAAAACGTACCTATAACGGTGGATGCCCTAAGCCTGTCAGGGTCATCAATTGACATGTACCTAACTATTATGTGCGGCTGTCCTGGAGAACCCAAACCAATACCGAGGAATCCTATCAAACCGCCGAATCCAAGGG from Palaeococcus pacificus DY20341 includes:
- a CDS encoding STT3 domain-containing protein, which encodes MVKTKEKEMREKEKSREPSSSFNFEKALRIVVPIVVLIVAYIGYTIRMQPSATKYFIDPDTFYHYEIYKLTIKEWIPKYYPLAEAPFGAKIGEPLGLYIVPAVIYKVLSVFGVSVFQAFKMFPALVGFFSIIGVYLLGRKLHNEWTGLWSALVMMFLTAHFVRTFSGNNRGDGLFMMFFLFAAASMFYYLEEQKKILKYAYGALFILFGVLSLAAWNGSPFGIMVFLGFGALNAIALFIFGEIDRFKAFVRDFYPAYVLFLIVGYALTPSGIVRVAGHIKFAFEAFLGLTALTMVMLYGERLKLNYEDKLHRFGIVVVIIAIGLVGARLYVGPKLWSLMSGAYQSTQVYETVQELAKTTMNDIKVYYSVKGSDGIVFFLSLGGAALAIFKFLLELFRNNKVNSKLLFLLTLYGMSVYLIGTAVRFLFLASAAIILVFAYLIGEIFNYITTMKEKPSTKAMFTIVLLILLVPLPITGAVNMNNQAKAMGLQDAVTPSWEKTLNWLKENSNELDTATSWWDYGYWIESSLLSNRRASADGGHARDRDHILAQFLANSGNKSEVDFESWQLNYFIVWNQDIYKFNAISYLGGAISRNERDNISMFIPFQKVADNLYMLDAYRKLEITSEGGQKKVIITIGNQQGEPIQSIFVGTGEVVRGAGSFPYVAYIFPNYAVVAYYKIAGSNFVDLAFFGASQLPNFKLAYNTGDVNTYKFIPFVLYRLDVYENGTWKSVGKLTPGEYKAKLYISAFGRDIKDATIKLLAYDNDTLISEQIIAQNVNIDHLKEEPVEVSLNVPNATKYKLVLIQKGPVGALTDAPKVNGKIANPIRVLSEGQSGELEIKAAFRKDYNDMSLYLRATVIYLVRTQGTSNDDVNAIFEPHMDIIYYEKIADGLKTTNEEITFKGDAEFPEVITPYINSLKEKYGADKVTVRGIRVEPVFIADKEYTIYMQG
- a CDS encoding ParB/RepB/Spo0J family partition protein yields the protein MDDIILITREKTFEKAKHIKKENELVYGVEFELTMEYLPLNILIPTQWELNEAKLLVVLQEIKHGYDAPIIVLDYKGRYYVLDGHHRAFALKKLGFSQVECIILKPTKDVEIKIEESVKRVGLKSLDDIKIVRDRG
- a CDS encoding class I SAM-dependent methyltransferase, with translation MAEYFNKIANRYDSWYLTKTGQYVDRTEKRLIFSMMHTKKGRALDLGCGTGNYTLELYKRGFNVVGTDLSFEMLKIAKTKLPNVPFIKANAYNLPFKDESFDLVLSVTMFEFLKEPEKAVKEIYRVLKPNGEVVIGTMNGRSSWFFFKRLKSLFVETAYRYARFYTPKELEDILLSTGFKEVESRGIIYFPSFFPFLSLAEKMDERFSERLKEIGAFIAVRGVKDKTV
- the rbcL gene encoding type III ribulose-bisphosphate carboxylase gives rise to the protein MPEKFEIYDIYVDKEYEPNRKRDVIAVFRITPAEGFSIEDAAGAVAAESSTGTWTSLYQWYEKERWDDMSAKAYYFHDMGDGSWIVRIAYPMHLFEEGNLPGFLASVAGNIFGMKRVKGLRLEDLYLPERFLRDFSGPAFGKKGVKEIFGVKDRPIVGTVPKPKVGYSPEELEKLAYDLLSGGMDYVKDDENLTSPWYNRFEDRADVLMKVIEKVENETGEKKSWFANITADVREMERRLELLADYGNPHAMVDVVVTGWGALEYIRDLAADYGIAIHGHRAMHAAFTRSPYHGISMFVLAKLCRVIGIDQLHVGTAGAGKLEGGKWDVIQYARIFTEEHYVPDENDVYHLEQKFYHIKPAMPTSSGGLHPGNLKPVIDALGTDIVLQIGGGTLGHPDGPKAGAMAVRQALDAIIEGTPLDEYAKTHKELARALEKWGHVTPV
- a CDS encoding sodium/proline symporter, yielding MDAYEMLKNPVALVAFLFTLLLPVFVGFFVMRRTKTEEDFFVGGRAMNKIVVALSAVSSGRSSWLVLGLSGMAYVKGVSAVWAAVGYIVMEMFQFVYMGMKLRRFSEKFDCITVPDYFEARFRDNSKVLRILVSIIIALFLTAYVGAQFNAGAKSLSTALGLPMFVALLISATLILVYMALGGFIAVAYNDVIRAVIMIVGLVLLPVVAIAKVGGVDAMLTILQQLNPKYIDPLSLGFGGLIGFLGIGLGSPGQPHIIVRYMSIDDPDRLRASTVIGTFWNVVLAWGAIFVGLIGRALYPDVAMLPNESSEMIYLVLSSDFFGPLLYGILIGGVFAAILSTADSQLLVVASTIVRDFYQEVMKKGEQIDEKKVLFLSRTIVIITGIIAMLLAYFAKDIIFWLVLFAWGGLGASIGPTLILSLYWKRTTKWGVAAGLIVGALTTIIWKLYLKATTGIYELVPAFLFSLLATIIVSLLTKPPENVEELMQAME